The following coding sequences are from one uncultured Desulfobacter sp. window:
- the tssK gene encoding type VI secretion system baseplate subunit TssK has translation MVKPIFWHQGLFLQPHHFQLNDLYNRSLLDPWYKYNVPYFWGVGHVKIDQGALANFVFDVPKGEFIFPDYSHVIIGDNAQLFARSFETAWADGGKSFTVYLGIKKLDHAGSNVGIAPEPNQGEDLNSRFIFAGTPQEMDDIHGDGPTAEIKQMQFLVKIFWETEIKHQGNFHLIPIARLQRSLEEVKVDTRFIPPCLCLSGCDTLSGIVKEIRDQLSAKARQLESVKRTKGVHTAEFGSRDMVYMMALRSLNRYLPLLEHVTGTTLAAPWSVYGILRQIIGELSSFSAEISANGELADGTTLVTDYDHKQLWECFTQAQHLITRLLDEITAGPEYIIPLHFDGTYFTAELAPNLFEGSGRFYLMLESEASADSITESIKHIAKLSARESLPILIAQSLPGARLNPLETIPQELPRKSNAVYFQIDHTSKLWAPVEAGNNIALYWDTAPDDLKVELMIVRRN, from the coding sequence ATGGTTAAACCGATTTTCTGGCACCAGGGGCTTTTCCTGCAGCCCCACCATTTCCAGCTCAATGATCTGTATAACCGGTCGCTTCTGGACCCATGGTATAAATACAACGTCCCCTATTTCTGGGGCGTGGGCCATGTGAAGATTGATCAGGGGGCCCTTGCCAATTTTGTGTTTGACGTCCCCAAAGGCGAGTTCATATTCCCCGATTATTCCCACGTCATAATCGGGGACAATGCCCAGCTGTTTGCCCGCTCATTTGAAACGGCATGGGCCGACGGCGGAAAATCATTTACCGTTTATCTGGGCATAAAAAAACTGGACCATGCCGGAAGCAATGTCGGTATTGCACCGGAACCGAATCAAGGCGAGGATCTGAACAGCCGGTTCATTTTTGCCGGTACCCCACAGGAAATGGACGATATTCATGGGGACGGCCCCACAGCTGAAATCAAACAGATGCAGTTCCTGGTAAAAATTTTCTGGGAAACGGAAATTAAACACCAGGGAAATTTTCACCTGATCCCCATTGCACGCCTCCAGCGCAGCCTTGAAGAGGTGAAGGTTGATACCCGGTTCATACCACCCTGCTTATGCCTCTCCGGCTGCGACACGCTTTCGGGCATTGTCAAGGAGATCCGGGACCAGTTGTCGGCCAAGGCCCGGCAGCTTGAATCGGTGAAGCGGACCAAAGGGGTTCACACCGCAGAGTTTGGTTCCAGGGATATGGTCTACATGATGGCCCTTCGTTCATTGAACCGGTACCTGCCCTTGCTTGAGCATGTCACCGGCACCACCCTGGCCGCGCCCTGGTCGGTGTACGGGATTTTGCGGCAGATTATCGGGGAACTCTCCTCTTTTTCGGCAGAAATTTCGGCCAACGGAGAGCTTGCCGACGGCACCACCCTTGTCACGGACTACGACCACAAACAACTTTGGGAATGCTTTACCCAGGCCCAGCATCTGATCACCCGCCTGCTGGATGAGATCACGGCAGGCCCGGAATATATTATACCGCTTCACTTTGACGGCACCTATTTCACCGCGGAGCTGGCCCCGAATCTCTTTGAAGGATCGGGCAGGTTTTATCTGATGCTCGAATCCGAAGCCTCGGCCGACAGCATCACCGAATCCATCAAACATATTGCCAAGCTCAGTGCCAGGGAGTCGCTGCCCATTCTCATTGCACAATCGTTGCCCGGGGCCCGGCTCAATCCGTTGGAGACCATTCCCCAGGAACTGCCCAGAAAGTCCAATGCGGTATATTTTCAGATCGATCACACCAGCAAGCTGTGGGCCCCGGTGGAGGCCGGCAACAATATCGCCCTGTACTGGGATACGGCCCCGGATGACCTCAAGGTCGAACTGATGATCGTAAGGAGAAATTAA
- the tssJ gene encoding type VI secretion system lipoprotein TssJ → MKNIFIIPAFVCALLTLFACSKKEIPPPQWAYEKDAVKIQVVADPMLNQDNKKAHTLYTCFYQLKDPNGFNQLCSDQSGLYKLLGCKVFDSSVASSKHLIVNPGETTTIVMNRAESAKYLAIVAGYYTLEKDRITRLVQIPVMIEEKGFFSKERKKMPAPLDLTIYLGPQQIDKVEVKETAER, encoded by the coding sequence TTGAAAAATATTTTTATAATACCGGCTTTTGTGTGTGCGTTACTAACGCTTTTTGCCTGTTCAAAAAAAGAGATCCCCCCGCCCCAGTGGGCCTACGAAAAAGATGCCGTAAAAATTCAAGTTGTGGCGGATCCCATGCTCAACCAGGACAATAAAAAGGCCCATACCCTTTATACCTGTTTTTACCAGCTCAAGGACCCCAACGGATTCAACCAGCTTTGTTCAGATCAAAGCGGGCTATACAAACTGCTTGGATGCAAGGTATTTGATTCAAGTGTGGCATCATCCAAGCATCTGATCGTCAATCCAGGGGAAACCACCACCATCGTCATGAACCGGGCTGAAAGTGCAAAATACCTGGCAATTGTGGCCGGATATTACACCCTTGAAAAAGACCGTATCACCCGCCTTGTGCAAATTCCCGTCATGATCGAAGAAAAAGGTTTTTTCTCCAAGGAACGCAAAAAAATGCCCGCACCGTTGGACCTTACGATCTATCTTGGACCCCAACAGATCGACAAAGTTGAGGTCAAGGAGACCGCTGAAAGGTAA
- a CDS encoding type VI secretion system-associated FHA domain protein: MNSLDISHQSLKEQIKAIYADDAKEDTIESHLEAVLANLDKDSRRDVLDRLIQDFEHAACAANNTQENMVIDDHVLARVIKLLLGRNVSQADMNSDELLESLAESINTVFEALNQLIGTINTTLMGKQDSDQTIRQVIGYHLEGAGHGRTLDSYIGQIGKAFFESQQASKRAAHAKVKEIIRELSPETIARDSGASRLSPMKKSKYYDEYVNKFEKIEQWFESGRFMESFLREFERNCQKISI, from the coding sequence TCACACCAATCATTAAAAGAACAGATTAAAGCCATTTACGCAGACGATGCCAAAGAAGATACCATTGAATCACACCTGGAAGCCGTACTGGCAAATCTTGATAAAGACAGCCGCCGGGACGTTCTTGACAGGCTGATCCAGGACTTTGAACATGCCGCCTGTGCCGCGAACAACACCCAGGAAAATATGGTAATTGACGACCATGTCCTGGCTCGGGTAATAAAACTGCTGCTCGGCCGGAACGTATCCCAGGCAGATATGAACTCCGATGAACTGTTGGAAAGCCTGGCGGAATCCATCAACACCGTGTTTGAAGCCTTGAACCAGCTGATTGGCACCATCAACACCACCCTTATGGGCAAACAGGATTCAGACCAGACCATCCGCCAGGTCATAGGCTACCACCTCGAAGGGGCCGGGCACGGCCGGACACTGGACAGCTACATCGGCCAGATCGGCAAAGCCTTTTTCGAATCCCAGCAGGCAAGCAAACGGGCCGCCCATGCAAAGGTCAAAGAGATCATCAGGGAACTGAGTCCCGAAACCATTGCCCGGGACTCCGGCGCATCCAGGCTGAGCCCCATGAAAAAGTCAAAGTACTACGACGAATATGTGAATAAATTTGAAAAGATCGAACAATGGTTTGAGTCAGGACGTTTCATGGAATCATTTTTAAGGGAGTTTGAAAGAAATTGTCAGAAAATATCCATTTGA